From a region of the SAR324 cluster bacterium genome:
- a CDS encoding AAA family ATPase, protein MIYKIKALHDDGNGLSIHQIAEQLKLSDYGISHFPKLATENYYFIDRTVFLEQLESLPESYLVFLRPRRFGKSLRSVLAWKPGFLPSGPPCAKWPMTTSPVIFLRSLKLNFRDFPTGIYQV, encoded by the coding sequence ATGATTTATAAAATAAAAGCGCTTCATGATGATGGAAACGGACTATCGATCCATCAGATCGCGGAGCAGTTGAAACTGTCTGATTATGGCATCAGCCACTTTCCCAAACTGGCAACCGAAAATTATTATTTCATCGACCGCACAGTTTTTCTGGAACAACTGGAAAGTCTGCCGGAATCCTATCTGGTGTTCCTGCGTCCGCGGCGTTTCGGCAAAAGTCTGAGGAGCGTTCTGGCATGGAAACCCGGTTTCTTGCCATCGGGGCCACCATGCGCAAAATGGCCTATGACAACCAGCCCAGTGATTTTTTTGCGCTCATTGAAGCTGAACTTCAGGGACTTTCCAACCGGGATTTATCAAGTTTGA
- a CDS encoding PD-(D/E)XK nuclease domain-containing protein: MQLLFVTFARLSDLYFVLSQREVSQTYPDILLTHRPPFFPPSQFMFEFKYLKQADERQLEEKRREAVEQLKRYRQNAELRNIAQLKSYAVVFVGSRLAVLEEVTD; the protein is encoded by the coding sequence GTGCAGTTGCTGTTTGTGACCTTTGCCCGTCTGAGCGACCTGTATTTTGTGCTGAGCCAGCGGGAAGTGAGCCAGACCTACCCGGACATCCTGCTGACGCACCGACCACCGTTTTTTCCACCGTCCCAGTTCATGTTCGAGTTCAAGTATCTCAAGCAGGCTGATGAACGTCAACTGGAGGAAAAACGCAGGGAAGCCGTCGAACAATTGAAGCGCTACCGCCAAAACGCAGAACTCCGCAACATCGCCCAACTGAAAAGCTACGCTGTGGTCTTCGTCGGCTCCCGACTCGCTGTGCTGGAGGAAGTGACGGACTGA